One Aegilops tauschii subsp. strangulata cultivar AL8/78 chromosome 7, Aet v6.0, whole genome shotgun sequence genomic window carries:
- the LOC109755853 gene encoding uncharacterized protein — MDRSLSGGQTLLLLVVATLTLQHSATAYESESSGSIRMARPDCPDKCGSVSIPYPFGTGKGCFQEPFDVTCNATGPYLASTRVRILDINLAMGEIRVLNPHIAWECNYTNGTNSSGSDGLTLDPFHKLSNTKNKLISIGCATLGLILGATKGKNQLEFPIVNTCFSFCTDASSVDDSKECIGMGCCQTPFPGNISSFNTGSAPLPSLYNSTNQSFSPCSYSFVTEEDWFKFDRSYVSSTNFATKYTDGVPLVLDWVVGNKSCSEATKMGSQYACQAKNSQCINVSNGPGYRCNCSQGYEGNPYLQGGCQDINECEPPNQSLYPCQGKCTNTVGNYTCFCPSGFRSDDPKSIPCVPADPKKALKVVLGISFSAIFLMVCIFALRAEYQKRKLAKEKDKFFDQNGGQILYRQIMSKQVDTLKIFTQEDLKKATNDFDKSRELGRGGHGTVYKGILKDDRVVAVKRSKIMNVTETDEFVQEIIILSQTNHRNVVRLLGCCLEVEVPILVYEFIPNGTLFEFIHRSYGSPPPSLDTRLRVAQESAEALAYLHLSMNHPIVHGDVKSMNILLDENYMAKVTDFGASRTLPKDAAQFMTLVQGTLGYLDPEYLQERQLTEKSDVYSFGVVLLELITGKTAIYNDGPKEGKSLVWSFLLAMKEDSLEDILDPSIVRAGTETLLGEVAELGRMCLGPIGEERPSMTQVADRLKALRSTWREELVLDRAVTEHMVVHMPPVAAPMPWDLASSSSGAPSTVPYMSGMGIEAPRCDGLLHFSSVGYPFLPFPLVHLVVYLSLARDGLGAGSGGGRAAGETRPAAPIMDWSLTAGQKLLLLFTATLTLQSSTTAYGSESSGSIRMARPDCPDKCGNVSIPYPFGTGKGCFQEPFTVTCNASGPYLASTRVRILDINLTMGEIRVLNPRIAWECNYTDGTNSSGLDGLRLDPFHKLSYTKNKLISIGCATLGFIGGITKGENQLLFPIVNSCFSFCTDASSMNGSTKCVGMGCCETAFPGNISSFRTESRPLTIYNSSTQPSRPCSYTFVAEEDWFKFNHSYIISTNFATKYTDGVPLVLDWVVGNKSCSEATKMGSQYACQAKNSQCINVSNGPGYRCNCSQGYEGNPYLQGGCQDINECEPPNQSFYPCKGNCRNTDGNYICLCPSGFRSDDPKSIPCVPADPKKALKVVLGISFSVVFLMVCIFALRAEYQKRKLAEEKDKFFDQNGGQILYRQIMSKEVDTLKIFTQEDLKKATNDFDKSKELGRGGHGTVYKGVLKDNRVVAVKRSKIMNVAETGEFVQEIIILSQTNHRNVVRLLGCCLEVEVPILVYEFIPNGTLFEFIHRSYGSPPPSLDTRLRIAQESAEALAYLHLSMNHPIVHGDVKSMNILLDDNYMAKVTDFGASRMLPKDAAQFMTMVQGTLGYLDPEYLQERQLTEKSDVYSFGVVLLELITGKAAIYNDGPNEGKSLVRSFLLAMKEDSLEDILDPSIVRAGTETLLGEVAELGRMCLGPMGEERPCMTEVADRLKALRSTWREELVLDRAVTEHMVVRMPPAAAPMPLDLASSSSGAPSTAPSMSGMSMEAPR, encoded by the exons ATGGATCGGTCACTGAGTGGCG GTCAGACGCTCTTATTACTTGTTGTCGCCACCCTAACCCTGCAACATAGTGCTACCGCTTATGAGTCTGAGTCCTCTGGGAGCATCCGCATGGCGCGGCCTGACTGCCCGGACAAGTGTGGTAGCGTCAGCATCCCGTACCCGTTCGGCACCGGAAAAGGCTGCTTCCAAGAACCCTTTGATGTCACATGCAATGCCACTGGGCCATATCTAGCTTCAACCAGAGTTAGGATACTGGACATCAATCTTGCCATGGGTGAGATTCGTGTTCTGAACCCACATATAGCATGGGAATGTAACTACACCAACGGCACCAATAGCAGCGGTTCGGATGGCTTAACCCTTGATCcttttcataagctttccaacacCAAGAACAAGTTGATATCGATCGGTTGTGCTACACTTGGATTGATCTTAGGAGCCACCAAGGGCAAGAACCAGCTTGAGTTCCCCATTGTTAACACATGCTTTTCATTCTGCACTGACGCAAGCAGCGTGGATGATAGCAAGGAGTGCATTGGCATGGGTTGCTGTCAAACCCCTTTTCCAGGAAACATCAGCTCCTTCAACACCGGATCTGCACCATTGCCATCTTTATACAACTCTACAAACCAGTCTTTCAGCCCGTGCAGCTACTCATTTGTCACTGAGGAGGACTGGTTCAAGTTTGATCGTTCATATGTCAGCTCTACAAATTTCGCAACTAAATATACAGATGGGGTCCCTTTGGTACTAGATTGGGTTGTTGGTAATAAAAGTTGTTCGGAAGCCACCAAAATGGGGTCACAGTATGCCTGTCAAGCCAAGAACAGTCAATGCATTAATGTGTCCAATGGCCCTGGATACCGCTGCAACTGCTCTCAAGGTTATGAGGGCAATCCCTATCTACAAGGAGGGTGCCAAG ACATCAATGAGTGTGAACCTCCAAACCAGTCGTTGTATCCTTGCCAAGGTAAATGCACAAATACCGTTGGAAACTACACCTGTTTCTGCCCATCAGGATTCAGGAGCGATGATCCAAAGAGCATACCCTGCGTTCCAGCTGACCCAAAGAAAGCTCTTAAGGTGGTCTTAG gcatatCCTTCAGTGCCATCTTCCTCATGGTTTGTATCTTTGCTCTACGGGCTGAGTACCAGAAAAGGAAGCTtgcgaaggagaaggacaagtTCTTTGATCAGAATGGTGGTCAGATATTATATCGCCAAATTATGTCAAAACAAGTCGACACACTGAAGATATTCACTCaagaagatctgaagaaggctacaaacgactTTGACAAGAGCAGAGAACTGGGCAGGGGTGGACATGGCACTGTCTACAAGGGCATTCTGAAGGATGACAGGGTAGTGGCCGTGAAACGCTCAAAGATAATGAACGTGACCGAAACTGATGAATTTGTGCAGGAGATTATTATACTTTCACAGACCAACCACCGGAATGTGGTCAGGCTTCTAGGGTGCTGCTTAGAGGTGGAAGTCCCCATACTGGTCTATGAATTCATCCCAAATGGCACTTTGTTTGAGTTCATCCATCGTAGCTATGGGAGTCCACCTCCCTCACTGGACACCCGTCTCAGGGTTGCTCAAGAATCCGCCGAAGCATTGGCGTATCTGCATCTGTCCATGAACCACCCTATAGTGCACGGGGATGTCAAGTCTATGAACATTCTCTTGGACGAGAACTACATGGCGAAGGTGACTGACTTTGGGGCATCAAGGACACTCCCCAAGGACGCGGCCCAGTTCATGACACTGGTCCAGGGCACCCTGGGTTACCTGGACCCTGAGTACCTGCAGGAGCGGCAGCTGACAGAGAAGAGCGACGTCTACAGCTTCGGGGTCGTGCTTCTGGAGCTGATCACGGGGAAGACGGCGATCTACAACGACGGGCCCAAGGAAGGCAAGAGCCTCGTGTGGTCCTTCCTGCTCGCGATGAAGGAGGACAGCCTTGAGGACATCCTGGACCCGAGCATCGTGCGTGCAGGGACGGAGACGCTGCTGGGGGAAGTGGCCGAGCTGGGGAGGATGTGCTTGGGCCCCATCGGTGAAGAGAGGCCTTCCATGACCCAGGTGGCTGACAGGCTGAAGGCTCTGCGAAGCACCTGGAGGGAAGAGCTTGTGCTGGATCGTGCCGTAACGGAACATATGGTTGTGCACATGCCACCTGTGGCAGCTCCGATGCCTTGGGATCTCGCCTCGTCGTCGTCGGGTGCCCCCTCGACGGTGCCGTACATGTCCGGAATGGGCATAGAGGCGCCCAGAT GCGATGGCCTGCTGCACTTCAGCTCAGTCGGCTACCCCTTCCTCCCCTTCCCCTTGGTTCATCTCGTCGTAtatctctctctcgcgcgcgacGGCCTCGGCGCAGGCTCCGGTGGGGGACGGGCAGCGGGTGAAACCCGGCCGGCGGCTCCAATCATGGACTGGTCGCTGACTGCGG GACAGAAGCTCTTACTACTTTTCACCGCCACCCTAACCCTGCAGAGTAGTACTACAGCTTATGGGTCTGAGTCCTCGGGGAGCATCCGCATGGCGCGGCCTGACTGCCCAGACAAGTGTGGTAACGTCAGCATCCCGTACCCGTTCGGCACCGGAAAAGGCTGCTTCCAAGAACCCTTTACTGTCACATGCAATGCCAGTGGGCCATATCTAGCTTCAACCAGAGTTAGGATACTGGACATCAATCTTACCATGGGTGAGATTCGTGTTCTGAACCCACGTATAGCATGGGAATGCAACTACACCGACGGCACCAATAGCAGCGGTTTGGATGGGTTAAGACTTGATCCTTTTCATAAGCTTTCCTACACCAAGAACAAGTTGATATCGATCGGTTGTGCTACACTTGGATTTATCGGAGGAATCACCAAGGGCGAGAACCAGCTTTTGTTCCCCATTGTTAACTCATGCTTTTCATTCTGCACTGACGCAAGTAGCATGAATGGTAGTACAAAGTGCGTTGGCATGGGTTGCTGCGAAACCGCCTTTCCAGGAAACATCAGCTCCTTCCGCACCGAATCTAGACCATTAACAATATACAACTCTAGCACCCAGCCTTCCCGCCCGTGCAGCTACACATTCGTTGCTGAGGAGGACTGGTTCAAGTTCAATCATTCATATATTATCTCTACAAATTTCGCAACTAAATATACAGATGGGGTCCCTTTGGTACTAGATTGGGTTGTTGGTAATAAAAGTTGTTCGGAAGCCACCAAGATGGGGTCACAGTATGCCTGTCAAGCCAAGAACAGTCAATGCATTAATGTGTCCAATGGCCCTGGTTACCGCTGCAACTGCTCTCAAGGTTATGAGGGCAATCCCTACCTACAAGGAGGGTGCCAAG ATATCAATGAGTGCGAACCTCCAAACCAGTCCTTCTATCCTTGCAAAGGTAATTGCAGAAATACCGATGGAAACTACATCTGTCTATGCCCATCAGGATTCAGGAGCGATGATCCCAAGAGCATACCCTGCGTTCCAGCTGATCCAAAGAAAGCGCTGAAGGTGGTTTTAG GCATATCCTTCAGTGTTGTCTTCCTCATGGTTTGTATCTTTGCTCTACGGGCTGAATATCAGAAAAGGAAGCTTGCCGAAGAGAAGGACAAATTCTTTGATCAGAATGGTGGTCAGATATTATATCGCCAAATTATGTCAAAAGAAGTCGACACATTGAAGATATTCACACaagaagatctgaagaaggctacaaacgatttTGACAAGAGCAAAGAACTGGGCAGGGGTGGTCATGGCACTGTCTACAAGGGCGTTCTGAAGGATAACAGGGTAGTCGCCGTGAAACGCTCAAAGATAATGAACGTGGCCGAAACTGGTGAATTCGTGCAGGAGATTATTATACTTTCACAGACCAACCACCGGAATGTGGTCAGGCTTCTGGGCTGCTGCTTAGAGGTGGAAGTCCCCATACTGGTCTATGAATTCATCCCAAATGGCACTCTATTTGAGTTCATCCATCGTAGCTACGGGAGTCCACCTCCCTCGCTGGACACCCGTCTTAGGATTGCTCAAGAATCTGCCGAAGCACTGGCGTATCTGCATCTGTCCATGAACCACCCTATAGTGCATGGGGATGTCAAGTCTATGAACATTCTCTTGGACGACAACTACATGGCGAAGGTGACTGACTTTGGGGCGTCTAGGATGCTCCCCAAGGACGCGGCCCAGTTCATGACGATGGTGCAGGGCACCCTGGGTTACCTGGACCCCGAGTACCTGCAAGAGCGACAGCTCACGGAGAAGAGTGATGTCTACAGTTTCGGggtcgtgctgctggagctgaTCACAGGGAAGGCAGCGATCTATAACGACGGGCCCAATGAAGGCAAGAGCCTCGTGCGGTCCTTCCTTCTCGCGATGAAGGAGGACAGCCTCGAGGACATCCTGGACCCGAGCATCGTGCGCGCAGGGACAGAGACG